One segment of Nostoc piscinale CENA21 DNA contains the following:
- a CDS encoding Tab2/Atab2 family RNA-binding protein: MGSIWELDFYSRPILDENQKKVWEVVICESPLDIRTQTDSLFRYAQYCPSTQVNSGWLRTALQEAIDKAGEAPIKVRFFRRQMNNMITKACQDLGIPAQPSRRTLLLNQWLQQRMEEVYPQEPGYQGGTNPSVRLDSPLPQRLPDALEGQQWGFVSLSAAELAEMPEWDIGFGEAFPLEMAQLSPETRIPGVLIFSPRALPLAGWMSGLELAFLRVDDSAGTRLILETGATESWILANIKNPKILAETQGFAEAKQTANGVHFIGIQSSPQAESFAGFWLLQEMNLP, translated from the coding sequence ATGGGCAGTATTTGGGAACTCGATTTTTACTCTCGTCCAATTTTGGATGAAAATCAAAAAAAAGTTTGGGAAGTTGTCATCTGTGAAAGTCCCTTGGATATTCGGACGCAAACAGATTCGTTATTTCGCTACGCTCAATATTGTCCTAGCACCCAAGTCAATTCGGGCTGGTTGCGGACAGCGTTGCAGGAAGCCATTGACAAAGCCGGAGAAGCACCTATAAAAGTCCGCTTTTTCCGCCGCCAAATGAACAATATGATTACGAAAGCTTGCCAAGATTTGGGGATTCCAGCCCAACCCAGTCGGCGTACTTTGTTGCTGAACCAATGGCTACAACAGCGAATGGAAGAAGTTTATCCTCAAGAACCGGGTTATCAAGGCGGAACTAACCCTTCTGTGCGTTTAGACAGTCCTTTACCGCAGCGTTTACCTGATGCTTTAGAAGGACAGCAGTGGGGGTTTGTCAGCTTATCGGCGGCGGAATTAGCAGAAATGCCAGAATGGGATATTGGTTTTGGTGAAGCTTTCCCCCTAGAAATGGCGCAATTATCCCCAGAAACGCGTATTCCGGGAGTTTTAATTTTCTCACCCAGGGCTTTACCTTTAGCTGGCTGGATGTCTGGTTTAGAGTTGGCGTTTTTAAGAGTTGATGATAGTGCTGGTACAAGGTTGATTTTAGAAACTGGCGCTACGGAAAGTTGGATTTTGGCAAATATCAAAAATCCCAAAATCTTAGCAGAAACCCAAGGTTTTGCTGAAGCGAAACAAACAGCCAATGGAGTGCATTTTATTGGTATACAGTCAAGTCCTCAAGCAGAATCTTTTGCTGGGTTTTGGCTGTTGCAAGAGATGAATTTGCCTTGA